Genomic segment of Syntrophorhabdaceae bacterium:
TGATACCTCAGGTCGGGAAAGGGGAGGAAAGAAACCAAAGAGTTGCTACGAGATGGCCGATACAGAATTCCAGGCCGATCCTCCCTGTTCGGTCGCAGGCTATTCGAGGGGACTCAAGCACGTCACAAGGATTATCGGGCATCTGGTCTTATCCCATAAAGATTTTTGGTAGCAGACGCTCTGGCAGAAAATACGGACCAACCGGGGTTTAAGCATAATGAGCCGGGGCACCGATAAAAAAGGGGCCTATTCAATCGAGCCCCCATTCAGCCGAGGGTATTACTCGACCTCTGGACCGATTAATTGGAGGCAGGTCAGTAAGGTCAGGGGAGCTTAGCCAACATTCCACTCCTTTAGTGCGAGCTCGCGCTGCTTACCCTCAAAAACCCAGATAAATCTCCTTTTGAACATGTCATGGAAAGTGATCTGGATCTGTATCCTTTTTGCAGCATAATCGTCTTCACGGAAAAAGAGTAATTCTTCATCTGGACCCACAATCGAGTACCGCTCGCTGATTTGGGCGTTGTGCCCAAATGCGCTGCCCACGCCGGTCACCAGGTGCGCACTGTCCGGCAATGGCATCTTAAGAACCGAAACGTTAAGGGCTGGTCCTTTTCCTTTATTTTTCACGTAGAGAGCCTCGAATCCCTCAGTGTTTTTCGGTGTGAAACCCATGACAGGCATAATCGAATAAGTGAATGTGTCATCTGATCTCTGCTCGGTGTTACTGGAGGCCGCGATAAGAGTCCTTGTCTCCTTCCAGTATTTATAGATGTATATAACCGCAAGAAAAAGCGTTGCGAATGCGGCTGCAGTGACCAGTATATAGAGCCATTGCACCACGATATCGAGTTTGTATAGCGCTGGAATGGATACAAGCAGGATGAACAATGTAGATGGTATCAACCACGGATTAACCTTCTTCAGATTATCTGATAAAGACTTCAATCTCATACTGGGTTGTCCTCGCAAAGGCTAATGGCAATCATGTGATCAGCCGTTCGTACCTGCCCGCCCGAAATCGGGTTAGGGAGTCAGAAGCACATCAGAGGCCGGATCGGGGCCGATGCCCGGTTTACCCTCAGGTAAGCCATCGCTGTTATAGACGATTTGCCCGCAGCACCTTCCTACCCATCCATTGCCAAACCGGAGAAGGTCGATCTTTTTTCCGCAAGAAGGACAGAGAAAAATACCCCGCATCCCCTCCAACTTTATCCCATCATCGGACATGGGAAGGATTATACATGGAAAGTATTAAAAATTTGATACTAATTAAATGCATTAGGAATACACTAATAATTAGTGTATTATCAGAGGGTTTTAAGATGAGTTTGAAGATTAGTTTTTTTGTTGTTTAACTTGAGCTTCTTTCTGATACTGTTCCTGTAGGAGTCGATTGCTCGATTGCCGACTCCAATGACCTCAGCGATCTCTTTGCTCGTCCTGCCGTCCCGTATCAGATTTGCCACCTCGGTTTCCCGTGGAGTGAGACCAAGCTGTTGGATGTTGCGTAGGAAGGGGGATACAATCTCGTTCAGGTTGCCCTCCATAATGCTGAGTAAAGAGCGTTGCCGCTCCTCGAGTTTGCCCTTCATAAGCATTCGGACGTATGGGAGGACGAGTCGTTTCACGTTTGCGACCAGTTGCTGTCCCAGGGCTTCCTTTTCCTCCTGCACCTGATGCAGCAACAACTTGAGCGCCGCGTTGAGCTCTTCCACGACCAGGGTCTTTTTTTCGAGCTCCGCGGTGCGTTCCTTCACTAACTCTTGCAATCTGTCGCGATGTCCCTTCAATTCTTCCTGTGCGCTCTTAAGGGCTGTTATGTCACGAATAAATGCAGTATGCAGGCGGCGGCCGTCTTCCACAAAGTAGCCTCCCGCAATTTCAACCGGAAAGATGGTGCCGTCTTTTTTCCGGTGGTGACGTAGGGGTACTCTGGTAACTAAGTTGTTGATTGCAGCTCTGGTTTTGTCCGGCTCAGAGGAGACGTCGAGGTTCTTTATGCGCAAGAATTCGTCTTCTGTATAACCGTAGAGACTGCACGCAGCACCATTGGCCGCAATGATGTCCCCCGTGTCCCTGTCCACAACGAGAATGCTGTCCTGTGAAGTTTCAAAGAGGGAGCGGAAACGATTTTCGCTCTTTGTTAA
This window contains:
- a CDS encoding PAS domain S-box protein, translating into MPGSEDRYRSLFETSLDGMLLTQQDGTVLAANSRACEMFLMKEEELLRVGRPGVMVDDESLKAAIAERAKTGRFQGELMARRSDGSTFSVEVSSTLFTAANGQEMTAMTIRDVTERRRALEALTKSENRFRSLFETSQDSILVVDRDTGDIIAANGAACSLYGYTEDEFLRIKNLDVSSEPDKTRAAINNLVTRVPLRHHRKKDGTIFPVEIAGGYFVEDGRRLHTAFIRDITALKSAQEELKGHRDRLQELVKERTAELEKKTLVVEELNAALKLLLHQVQEEKEALGQQLVANVKRLVLPYVRMLMKGKLEERQRSLLSIMEGNLNEIVSPFLRNIQQLGLTPRETEVANLIRDGRTSKEIAEVIGVGNRAIDSYRNSIRKKLKLNNKKTNLQTHLKTL